A single Kribbella aluminosa DNA region contains:
- the murJ gene encoding murein biosynthesis integral membrane protein MurJ: MGPTTQVSRVARAALIVAAVTVLARVVGFGRWLVFSKTVGAGCLAEAYTTANQLPNILFEVVAGGALAGAVIPVLAGPVARDDRAAQGRIIGALLSWSFVLLTPVAVLAWLLAGRYTDAMLDPGAACGSTTATATRMLAIFVPQIFGYAVAVVATAVLQSHKRFAAGALAPLISSLVVVGTYFVFAAAAPDADHASQGANDVLAWGTTAGVLALALTVLVPMLVLRLPIKPTLRLDPGVGPVLRRLALAGIAVLIAQQLTFVVTTYLANHRGVAGSIAVYTWANAIYLLPYAVLAVPITTAVFPRLAAAFEAGEGFDRYAAMSTRAVMLAGGAGAALLIGTAVPVARIFAYNDGAVQAGQAASLANGLLAFAPAAIGFAVLMHLGRVLYARHSGREVAVVTSGAWVLVAVAGVVLTAHWDAVPALAAAMSIGMVVGAFVLLLVLRREAGPGVLAGVPRAYLTGLAGAVLAGAAGWVVALPAGHGGVGKAVLFALLSGLAVVVVYALVVLALDRADARALVRREKA, encoded by the coding sequence GTGGGGCCGACGACCCAGGTGAGTCGGGTCGCCCGCGCCGCGCTGATCGTCGCGGCGGTCACCGTTCTGGCGCGGGTTGTCGGCTTCGGCCGGTGGCTGGTGTTTTCGAAGACAGTTGGTGCGGGATGCCTGGCGGAGGCGTACACGACGGCCAACCAGCTGCCCAACATCCTGTTCGAGGTGGTTGCCGGTGGGGCGTTGGCCGGGGCGGTCATCCCGGTGCTGGCCGGTCCGGTCGCACGGGACGACAGGGCCGCGCAGGGCCGGATCATCGGGGCGTTGTTGTCCTGGTCGTTCGTGCTGCTGACGCCGGTCGCCGTACTGGCCTGGCTGCTCGCCGGGCGGTACACCGACGCGATGCTCGACCCGGGTGCAGCCTGCGGCAGCACGACGGCGACTGCGACCCGGATGCTGGCGATCTTCGTGCCGCAGATCTTCGGGTACGCCGTCGCGGTGGTCGCGACCGCCGTTCTCCAGTCCCACAAGCGTTTCGCGGCCGGCGCCCTGGCCCCGCTGATCTCCAGCCTGGTCGTGGTCGGGACGTACTTCGTCTTCGCGGCCGCCGCTCCGGACGCGGACCACGCCTCGCAGGGCGCCAACGACGTACTCGCCTGGGGCACTACGGCCGGTGTGCTCGCTCTTGCACTCACTGTCCTCGTCCCGATGCTCGTACTGCGCCTGCCGATCAAGCCGACGCTCAGGCTCGATCCTGGCGTCGGTCCGGTACTGCGGCGGCTCGCGCTCGCCGGAATCGCCGTACTGATCGCGCAGCAGCTCACGTTCGTCGTCACGACGTACCTGGCCAACCACCGCGGGGTAGCGGGCAGCATCGCCGTCTACACGTGGGCGAACGCGATCTACCTCCTGCCGTACGCCGTCCTGGCCGTGCCGATCACCACCGCCGTCTTTCCCCGCCTGGCAGCAGCGTTCGAGGCAGGGGAGGGGTTCGACCGGTACGCCGCCATGTCTACGCGGGCCGTGATGCTGGCGGGTGGCGCGGGTGCGGCCCTGCTGATCGGTACGGCGGTACCGGTCGCCCGCATCTTCGCGTACAACGACGGCGCGGTGCAGGCGGGTCAGGCGGCCTCCTTGGCCAACGGCCTGCTCGCGTTCGCCCCTGCCGCCATCGGGTTCGCCGTACTCATGCACCTCGGCCGTGTGCTCTACGCGCGGCACTCGGGGCGTGAGGTCGCTGTTGTGACCTCAGGCGCCTGGGTGCTCGTAGCGGTAGCCGGTGTGGTGCTCACAGCCCACTGGGACGCAGTACCGGCGCTGGCAGCCGCCATGTCGATCGGTATGGTCGTCGGAGCGTTCGTCCTGCTGCTGGTACTGCGTCGTGAGGCAGGGCCTGGTGTGCTGGCCGGAGTACCACGTGCGTACCTCACAGGCCTCGCAGGCGCTGTACTGGCGGGTGCTGCCGGGTGGGTGGTCGCCCTGCCCGCAGGACACGGTGGAGTGGGCAAGGCGGTCCTGTTCGCGCTCCTGTCCGGGCTCGCCGTTGTCGTCGTGTACGCCCTTGTCGTGCTTGCATTGGATCGCGCGGATGCTCGCGCACTCGTACGACGGGAGAAAGCATGA
- a CDS encoding glycosyltransferase family 4 protein has product MRIGLLLAESRGGIGQHVASLVPRFVSAGHEVVVCAPPGTAEHFDFAPATVVTQAVGLRGCDVIHAHGYRAGMAALRDRSRLRPLVVTWHNAVIAAGPRGLVMRMGQRLVARGADLTLGASSDLVELAKSLGARNAQLAPVAAPAMPTVRMSRAAVRRELGLRDQPVVLTVGRLAPQKDYPTLLSVASRVHESTPDAVFVVVGDGPLRDNLQARIDAEHLPVRLLGHRNDVADLLGAADVFLLTSHWEARALVLQEAMQVGVPVVATAVGGVPELVGDSAVLAFPGDADGLADGVRAVLAEPETANAMRTRGRELAARWMDEDAVAKNLIDIYAGLVATGA; this is encoded by the coding sequence ATGAGGATCGGGCTGCTGCTCGCGGAGTCGCGCGGCGGGATCGGGCAGCACGTTGCCTCGCTGGTGCCGCGGTTCGTCAGTGCCGGGCACGAGGTGGTGGTGTGCGCCCCGCCTGGCACCGCTGAGCACTTCGACTTCGCTCCCGCAACCGTCGTGACCCAGGCTGTCGGGCTGCGCGGCTGTGATGTCATCCACGCGCACGGGTACCGCGCCGGTATGGCTGCGCTGCGGGACAGGTCTCGGCTGCGCCCACTGGTCGTCACCTGGCACAACGCGGTGATCGCTGCGGGGCCACGGGGGCTGGTGATGCGCATGGGGCAGCGGCTGGTTGCCCGCGGCGCCGACCTGACGCTAGGCGCCTCCAGCGACCTCGTGGAGCTGGCCAAGAGCCTTGGCGCCCGCAACGCCCAGCTGGCACCTGTAGCGGCTCCTGCGATGCCCACGGTCCGTATGTCGCGTGCAGCGGTCCGTCGTGAGCTGGGCCTCCGCGACCAGCCCGTCGTGCTCACGGTGGGCCGGCTGGCGCCGCAGAAGGACTACCCGACGCTCCTGTCCGTAGCTTCACGCGTGCACGAGTCCACCCCGGACGCAGTGTTCGTAGTCGTCGGTGACGGGCCGTTGCGGGACAACCTGCAGGCGCGGATCGACGCGGAGCACCTGCCCGTGCGGCTGCTCGGGCACCGCAACGACGTCGCGGACCTTCTGGGTGCCGCGGACGTGTTTCTGCTCACGTCGCACTGGGAGGCCCGCGCGCTGGTCCTCCAGGAGGCGATGCAGGTCGGCGTACCGGTGGTCGCGACCGCGGTCGGCGGCGTACCCGAACTGGTCGGCGACAGCGCAGTACTGGCGTTTCCCGGCGATGCGGACGGTCTGGCCGACGGCGTACGGGCGGTCCTGGCGGAGCCCGAGACGGCGAACGCTATGCGGACACGAGGCCGGGAACTGGCCGCCAGATGGATGGACGAGGACGCCGTGGCAAAGAATCTCATCGACATCTACGCGGGTCTCGTCGCGACCGGTGCTTGA
- a CDS encoding CTP synthase: MDRASTSQQTKHVFVTGGVASSLGKGLTASSLGSLLTARGIRVTMQKLDPYLNVDPGTMNPFQHGEVFVTNDGAETDLDIGHYERFLDRDLSQVANVTTGQVYSSVIAKERRGEYLGDTVQVIPHITNEIKERMLAMAGPDVDVVLHEIGGTVGDIESLPFLEAARQVRHDVGRDNVFFLHISLVPYMAPSGELKTKPTQHSVAALRSIGIQPDAIVCRADRPIPDNVKRKISLMCDVDVEAVVAAVDAPSIYDIPKVVHAEGLDAYVVRRLNLPFRDVDWTRWDELLRVVHHPKDEVTVALVGKYIDLPDAYLSVAEALRAGGFHNDARVNLRWIASDECATPEAAARLLGDADAICVPGGFGVRGIEGKIGAIRYAREQGVPILGLCLGLQCMVIEVARDLAGLDQANSSEFDPDAEQPVIATMEEQKHIVDGAGDLGGTMRLGLYPANLAEGSIVREVYGAPSIQERHRHRYEVNNAYRDKLEAAGLVFSGLSPDHELVEFIELERAVHPYFVATQAHPELRSRPTKPHPLFSGLVAAALDRQRESRLPVEDPKPAAAKKAAKPADKAETVKA, encoded by the coding sequence GTGGACAGGGCTTCGACTTCCCAGCAGACCAAGCACGTATTCGTCACCGGTGGCGTGGCATCCAGTCTCGGTAAGGGACTGACAGCGTCCAGCCTCGGCAGTCTGCTGACGGCTCGGGGCATCCGCGTCACGATGCAGAAGCTGGATCCGTATCTGAACGTGGATCCCGGCACGATGAACCCGTTCCAGCACGGCGAGGTGTTCGTCACCAACGACGGCGCCGAGACCGACCTGGACATCGGCCACTACGAGCGCTTCCTGGACCGGGACCTCTCCCAGGTCGCGAACGTGACCACCGGCCAGGTGTACTCGAGCGTGATCGCCAAGGAGCGCCGCGGCGAGTACCTCGGCGACACCGTGCAGGTCATCCCGCACATCACCAACGAGATCAAGGAACGGATGCTGGCGATGGCCGGCCCGGACGTGGACGTCGTACTGCACGAGATCGGCGGTACGGTCGGCGACATCGAGTCGCTGCCGTTCCTCGAGGCGGCCCGGCAGGTCCGGCACGACGTCGGCCGCGACAACGTGTTCTTCCTGCACATCTCGCTGGTGCCGTACATGGCGCCGAGCGGCGAGCTGAAGACCAAGCCGACCCAGCACTCGGTCGCCGCGCTGCGCTCGATCGGTATCCAGCCGGACGCGATCGTCTGCCGGGCGGACCGGCCGATCCCGGACAACGTGAAGCGCAAGATCTCGCTGATGTGCGATGTCGACGTCGAGGCCGTGGTGGCCGCCGTCGACGCGCCGTCGATCTACGACATCCCGAAGGTGGTGCACGCCGAGGGCCTGGACGCGTACGTCGTCCGCCGGCTGAACCTGCCGTTCCGGGACGTCGACTGGACCCGCTGGGACGAGCTGCTCCGGGTCGTGCACCACCCGAAGGACGAGGTCACGGTCGCGCTGGTCGGTAAGTACATCGACCTGCCGGACGCGTACCTGTCGGTCGCCGAGGCGCTGCGCGCGGGCGGGTTCCACAACGACGCCCGGGTGAACCTGCGCTGGATCGCCTCCGACGAGTGCGCCACCCCGGAGGCCGCGGCCCGGCTGCTCGGGGACGCGGACGCGATCTGCGTCCCAGGCGGCTTCGGGGTGCGCGGCATCGAGGGCAAGATCGGCGCGATCCGGTACGCCCGCGAGCAGGGCGTGCCGATCCTCGGGCTCTGCCTCGGCCTGCAGTGCATGGTGATCGAGGTGGCCCGCGACCTGGCCGGGCTCGACCAGGCGAACTCCAGCGAGTTCGACCCGGACGCCGAGCAGCCGGTGATCGCGACCATGGAGGAGCAGAAGCACATCGTCGACGGCGCCGGCGACCTGGGCGGCACCATGCGGCTCGGTCTGTACCCGGCGAACCTGGCCGAGGGCTCGATCGTCCGCGAGGTGTACGGCGCTCCGTCGATCCAGGAACGGCACCGGCACCGGTACGAGGTGAACAACGCGTACCGGGACAAGCTGGAGGCCGCCGGCCTGGTGTTCAGCGGGCTGTCGCCGGACCACGAGCTGGTCGAGTTCATCGAGCTGGAAAGGGCCGTCCACCCGTACTTCGTGGCCACCCAGGCGCACCCGGAGCTGCGGTCGCGGCCGACCAAGCCGCACCCGTTGTTCTCCGGCCTGGTCGCGGCCGCACTCGACCGGCAGCGCGAGTCCCGGCTCCCGGTGGAGGACCCCAAGCCGGCCGCCGCGAAGAAGGCCGCCAAGCCTGCTGACAAGGCCGAGACGGTCAAGGCGTGA
- a CDS encoding NUDIX domain-containing protein, whose protein sequence is MKDYPELRFGAGLADRPEHWPVSASEVVHQTGRVISVRRDTIEPPGGTSFVRDVVVHPGAVGVVALDENNRMLLVRQYRHPVGHKLLEAPAGLLDVQGEQYRLGAERELWEETATKAADWRVLVDAFTSPGLTNEAVRIFLARDLSPADETFEREAEEADMETVWAPLIDVVGAVLAGQLQNPILIMGALATWTALNGPGFETLRPADSPWPAKDR, encoded by the coding sequence ATGAAGGACTACCCCGAGCTCCGGTTCGGCGCGGGCCTCGCCGACCGGCCGGAGCACTGGCCGGTCTCCGCCTCCGAGGTGGTGCACCAGACCGGCCGGGTGATCTCGGTACGCCGGGACACCATCGAGCCTCCGGGCGGTACGTCGTTCGTCCGGGATGTCGTCGTACATCCCGGAGCCGTCGGCGTGGTGGCGCTCGACGAGAACAACCGGATGCTCCTGGTCCGCCAGTACCGGCACCCGGTCGGCCACAAGCTGCTGGAGGCGCCCGCCGGGCTGCTCGACGTACAGGGTGAGCAGTACCGCCTGGGCGCCGAACGCGAACTGTGGGAGGAAACCGCGACCAAGGCTGCCGACTGGCGCGTCCTTGTAGACGCGTTCACCTCACCCGGCCTGACGAACGAGGCCGTCCGCATCTTCCTGGCCCGCGACCTCTCACCTGCCGACGAGACGTTCGAACGCGAAGCCGAAGAAGCCGACATGGAAACCGTCTGGGCCCCGCTGATCGACGTAGTCGGCGCAGTCCTGGCAGGCCAACTCCAAAACCCCATCCTGATCATGGGCGCCCTGGCCACCTGGACCGCCCTCAACGGCCCGGGCTTCGAAACCCTCCGCCCAGCCGACTCCCCGTGGCCGGCGAAGGACCGCTAG
- a CDS encoding family 43 glycosylhydrolase → MELRRRTVVLGGLGLAATGLVGLPAEAAALAWVGAGPLRHVYDPTPDGPPYEYLNDHCVIQGPDGTWHLYGIIGDSAPPGGFPDGAKEIHFAHATAPALDGPWTTQPHVLTVDPNYYGEVHLWAPHVIESGGTYYMYYAAGGNGCAINLATSTDLFTWTRIPQGPVFRGLVARDPYVTRIGNQWVMYYCELKDWQSNHIVAARTSTDLIHWSAARTVFTDPSTDSNASVTESPVVVVRDGTYYLFIGPRFGYVGTDVFRSTDPFNFQLSDYAGHVPAHALEVVGDHVTAAGSFQRGIYLADLQWRSTPPVWHSPDNPAAGLNPQGAIELFALDNNHRIVRRVLPGDWELFSDEVTTVPTVGRNTDGRLELFTVAKDQGLIHRVQRADATWGGWEVFGGAAGAAPAVSRNADGRLEVFALGPAGAYITHRWQNGGGSSTWSDWESFGGAAGAPPVVGVNADGRMEVFALGPGGAYVAHRWQNAPNGDWSSWDTSFGGPAAALSTVNRDGRGLLNVFALAPVGTGVHRRVQAAPSGGWAGWQQADSWADAAARTAVNADGRLEMFCIPPGRAQITHRWQTTPTSGTWSNSEVFDTQPVAASPTVIVDPSGRQHVFAASPDGVLRERVQVAPSGGWGPWQTLPGAPILPLPTGHPS, encoded by the coding sequence ATGGAGCTGAGGCGGCGGACCGTGGTGCTGGGTGGACTGGGGCTGGCGGCCACCGGACTGGTCGGGCTGCCGGCGGAGGCCGCGGCGTTGGCCTGGGTGGGGGCGGGGCCGTTGCGGCACGTGTACGACCCGACGCCGGACGGGCCGCCGTACGAGTACCTGAACGACCACTGCGTGATCCAGGGACCTGACGGGACCTGGCACCTGTACGGGATCATCGGCGACTCCGCTCCGCCCGGCGGCTTCCCGGACGGTGCGAAGGAGATCCACTTCGCGCACGCGACCGCCCCGGCGCTGGACGGGCCGTGGACGACACAGCCGCACGTACTGACCGTCGACCCGAACTACTACGGCGAAGTACACCTCTGGGCGCCGCACGTGATCGAAAGCGGCGGCACGTACTACATGTACTACGCCGCCGGCGGTAACGGCTGCGCGATCAACCTGGCGACCTCCACTGACCTGTTCACCTGGACCCGGATCCCGCAAGGCCCGGTGTTCCGCGGTCTGGTCGCGCGGGACCCGTACGTCACCCGCATCGGCAACCAGTGGGTCATGTACTACTGCGAGCTCAAGGACTGGCAGTCGAACCACATCGTCGCGGCCCGCACCAGCACCGACCTGATCCACTGGAGCGCCGCACGGACTGTGTTCACCGACCCGAGTACCGACTCGAACGCATCGGTCACCGAGTCGCCGGTCGTGGTCGTGCGCGACGGCACCTACTACCTGTTCATCGGCCCGCGCTTCGGGTACGTCGGTACGGACGTCTTCCGCAGTACCGACCCGTTCAACTTCCAGCTGTCCGACTACGCCGGCCACGTGCCCGCGCATGCCCTTGAGGTCGTGGGCGACCACGTGACCGCGGCAGGCTCGTTCCAGCGCGGCATCTACCTGGCCGACCTGCAATGGCGCAGTACGCCGCCGGTGTGGCACAGCCCGGACAACCCGGCCGCCGGCCTGAACCCGCAGGGCGCCATCGAACTGTTTGCCCTGGACAACAACCACCGGATCGTACGAAGGGTGCTGCCGGGGGACTGGGAGCTGTTCAGCGACGAGGTCACGACTGTCCCGACCGTCGGCCGCAACACGGACGGCCGGCTGGAGCTCTTCACGGTTGCCAAGGACCAGGGCCTCATCCACCGCGTCCAGCGAGCCGACGCGACCTGGGGAGGCTGGGAGGTGTTCGGCGGTGCTGCTGGTGCCGCACCGGCCGTGTCACGCAACGCTGACGGCCGCCTCGAGGTGTTCGCCCTCGGCCCGGCAGGGGCGTACATCACGCACCGCTGGCAGAACGGGGGCGGCTCTTCGACCTGGAGCGACTGGGAGAGCTTCGGTGGTGCGGCCGGAGCACCACCTGTCGTGGGTGTGAACGCCGACGGCCGCATGGAGGTCTTCGCGCTAGGCCCCGGCGGTGCGTACGTCGCCCACCGCTGGCAGAACGCACCGAACGGTGACTGGAGCTCCTGGGACACGTCCTTCGGCGGGCCTGCTGCTGCGCTCAGTACGGTCAACCGGGACGGCCGTGGGCTGCTCAACGTGTTCGCGCTCGCCCCGGTGGGTACCGGCGTACACCGGAGAGTCCAGGCCGCACCGAGCGGTGGCTGGGCCGGCTGGCAGCAGGCGGACTCGTGGGCCGACGCTGCCGCACGTACTGCGGTCAACGCGGACGGGCGACTGGAGATGTTCTGCATCCCGCCTGGTCGCGCACAGATCACTCACCGCTGGCAGACGACACCGACCAGCGGCACGTGGAGCAACAGCGAGGTCTTCGACACACAGCCGGTCGCAGCCAGCCCTACGGTGATCGTGGACCCGAGCGGCCGTCAGCACGTGTTCGCCGCGTCACCGGACGGCGTACTGCGCGAACGTGTCCAGGTAGCTCCCAGCGGCGGCTGGGGACCCTGGCAGACGTTGCCAGGAGCCCCCATCCTTCCGCTACCTACCGGACACCCCTCCTAG
- a CDS encoding DUF4386 family protein produces MTERHELRWGGFAGLAFVVLAMLGRFLPGNPPTVGDSGSTISSWVTDHRTTILFSSLLWAAAAGLVIWFAVAFAEAMRERAERSDVHLALMAGSVLVGGAIFVNAGMQAAVASGISGRDAAITLSMFELGALTTTLIGFAAALPLAAAGIGVLRTHLMPDWLGYLGLLAAAVSFLGAFGVFATSGAFVAGGWLMSTIPLLLSAIWVLAASGYMVREHLPELTTGGETAVPQM; encoded by the coding sequence ATGACTGAGCGACACGAGTTGCGATGGGGCGGTTTCGCCGGACTGGCTTTCGTCGTCCTGGCGATGCTGGGCAGGTTCCTGCCCGGTAACCCCCCGACGGTCGGTGATTCGGGCAGCACGATCTCGAGCTGGGTGACCGACCACCGGACCACGATCCTGTTCAGCTCGCTGTTGTGGGCGGCCGCCGCCGGGTTGGTGATCTGGTTCGCGGTCGCGTTCGCCGAGGCGATGCGGGAGCGGGCCGAGCGCAGCGACGTCCACCTGGCGCTGATGGCAGGATCCGTGCTGGTCGGCGGCGCGATCTTCGTGAACGCCGGGATGCAGGCCGCGGTCGCGTCCGGTATCAGCGGGCGGGACGCGGCGATCACGTTGTCGATGTTCGAGCTCGGCGCGCTCACCACGACGCTGATCGGCTTCGCCGCGGCGCTCCCGCTGGCCGCGGCCGGGATCGGCGTACTGCGGACACACCTGATGCCGGACTGGCTCGGCTACCTCGGGCTGCTGGCCGCCGCGGTCTCCTTCCTCGGCGCGTTCGGCGTCTTCGCGACCAGCGGTGCGTTCGTGGCCGGTGGCTGGTTGATGAGCACGATTCCGCTGCTGCTGTCCGCGATCTGGGTGCTCGCCGCGAGCGGCTACATGGTCCGCGAACACCTCCCGGAGCTCACCACCGGCGGAGAGACCGCCGTACCGCAGATGTAG
- a CDS encoding LLM class F420-dependent oxidoreductase, translating into MELGRYGIWHAGQHYGPELAAGLERAGYGTLWLGGSPEAGLRDAEVLLAATSSVAVGTSIVNIWKSPAAEVAASYHRLEDEHPGRFLLGVGIGHREATGEYRSPYQTIVGYLDALDDEKVPADRRALAALGPKVLQLSGARTAGALPYLTTPEHTREARRILGGGGVLLAPGQAIVLETDPEIARATARDRLAPYLQLSNYLSNWKRLGFSDDDFADGGSDTLVDAMVLHGSAVEVAAGLKAHLDAGADHVAIQLLGHEGIDLLPGYEALATVLR; encoded by the coding sequence ATGGAACTGGGACGCTACGGGATCTGGCACGCGGGGCAGCACTACGGCCCGGAGCTCGCGGCCGGACTCGAGCGCGCCGGGTACGGCACGCTCTGGCTGGGCGGTTCGCCGGAGGCCGGCCTGCGCGACGCCGAGGTGTTGCTGGCCGCAACGTCTTCGGTTGCCGTCGGCACCAGCATCGTCAACATCTGGAAGTCGCCCGCGGCCGAGGTCGCGGCGTCGTACCACCGGCTCGAGGACGAGCACCCCGGACGGTTCCTGCTCGGCGTCGGGATCGGGCACCGGGAGGCCACCGGCGAGTACCGGTCGCCGTACCAGACGATCGTCGGGTACCTCGACGCGCTCGACGACGAGAAGGTCCCGGCGGACCGGCGGGCGCTGGCGGCGCTCGGGCCGAAGGTGCTGCAGCTGTCCGGGGCGCGGACGGCCGGCGCCCTCCCCTACCTGACCACGCCCGAGCACACCCGCGAGGCCCGCCGGATCCTCGGCGGCGGCGGGGTGCTGCTCGCGCCGGGGCAGGCGATCGTGCTGGAGACCGACCCGGAGATCGCGCGAGCGACCGCGCGCGACCGGCTGGCGCCGTACCTGCAGCTCAGCAACTACCTGTCGAACTGGAAACGGCTCGGGTTCTCCGACGACGACTTCGCGGACGGCGGCAGCGACACGCTCGTCGACGCGATGGTGCTGCACGGCTCCGCGGTCGAGGTGGCGGCCGGTCTGAAGGCGCATCTGGACGCCGGCGCGGACCACGTCGCGATCCAGCTGCTGGGCCACGAGGGCATCGATCTGCTGCCCGGCTACGAGGCGCTGGCAACTGTCCTTCGGTAG
- the ald gene encoding alanine dehydrogenase: protein MKVGVPKEVKNHEYRVAITPSGVHEFVRSGHQVLIEQGAGNGSLIPDAEFVAAGARIVAEADDVWADAELVLKVKEPVAAEYHRMRKDQVLFTYLHLAASQDTTDALLTSGITGIAYETVQLPDGTLPLLAPMSEVAGRLAPQSGAYHLMAQGGGRGVLLGGVSGVHPARVVILGAGVSGMNAAAIALGMQAQVQLFDRNIARLRQADQIYQGHLLTIASNAYEIEKAVLEADLVIGAVLVVGAKAPKLVTNDLVSRMKPGSVLVDIAIDQGGCFEDSRPTTHADPVYKVHNSLFYCVANMPGAVPNTSTYALTNVTLPYAIDLANLGWREALKQDHSLALGLNTFDGHVTYGPVAEAHDLSQLKLDEVLV from the coding sequence GTGAAGGTCGGAGTTCCCAAGGAAGTCAAGAACCACGAGTACCGGGTGGCGATCACCCCGTCCGGAGTGCACGAGTTCGTGCGCAGCGGGCACCAGGTTCTGATCGAGCAGGGGGCAGGCAACGGTTCGCTGATCCCGGACGCCGAGTTCGTCGCCGCCGGGGCGCGGATCGTGGCGGAAGCGGACGACGTATGGGCGGACGCGGAGCTGGTGCTCAAGGTGAAGGAGCCAGTGGCGGCGGAGTACCACCGGATGCGCAAGGACCAGGTGCTGTTCACCTACCTGCACCTCGCCGCCAGCCAGGACACCACCGATGCACTGCTCACGTCCGGCATCACCGGTATCGCCTACGAGACCGTGCAGCTGCCGGACGGCACCCTGCCGCTGCTGGCGCCGATGAGCGAGGTCGCCGGCCGGTTGGCTCCGCAGTCCGGCGCGTACCACCTGATGGCGCAGGGCGGCGGCCGTGGCGTGCTGCTCGGCGGCGTGTCCGGCGTGCACCCGGCCCGTGTGGTGATCCTCGGTGCCGGTGTCTCCGGGATGAACGCGGCCGCGATCGCGCTCGGTATGCAGGCGCAGGTGCAGCTGTTCGACCGGAACATCGCCCGGCTGCGGCAGGCCGACCAGATCTACCAGGGCCACCTGCTGACGATCGCGTCGAACGCCTACGAGATCGAGAAGGCCGTGCTGGAGGCCGATCTGGTCATCGGCGCGGTGCTGGTGGTCGGGGCGAAGGCGCCGAAGCTGGTCACCAACGACCTGGTCAGCCGGATGAAGCCGGGCAGCGTGCTGGTCGACATCGCGATCGACCAGGGCGGCTGCTTCGAGGACTCGCGGCCGACCACGCACGCCGACCCTGTGTACAAGGTCCACAACTCGCTGTTCTACTGCGTCGCGAACATGCCCGGTGCGGTGCCGAACACGTCGACGTACGCGCTCACCAACGTGACCCTGCCGTACGCGATCGACCTGGCGAACCTCGGCTGGCGCGAGGCCCTGAAGCAGGACCACAGCCTGGCGCTCGGGCTGAACACGTTCGACGGTCACGTGACCTACGGACCGGTCGCGGAGGCCCACGACCTGTCCCAGCTCAAGCTCGACGAGGTGCTGGTCTGA
- the xerD gene encoding site-specific tyrosine recombinase XerD: protein MSSSTGITRAVGAYLDHLTVERGLAANTLASYRRDLRRYGGYLAAIGIDDLGRITEAVVGDFLMRLREGDADHPPLTASSAGRTVVAVRGFHKFCVREGLTAVDPAAAVKPPVPPQRLPKALSVDEVTRILTAAAGAEAEPAVLATRDAALLEFLYGTGARISEAVGLDVDDIDLDAGGVLLRGKGGKERVVPVGTYARDALSAYLVRGRPDLVARGRGTPALFLNARGGRLSRQSAWTVLRRATQRAGISKEISPHTLRHSYATHLLDGGADVRVVQELLGHASVTTTQVYTLVTVDKLREVYATSHPRALSSS, encoded by the coding sequence CTGAGTAGCTCAACGGGCATCACCCGAGCAGTTGGCGCATACCTGGACCACCTGACGGTGGAACGCGGCCTGGCCGCCAACACTCTGGCGTCGTACCGGCGCGACCTGCGCCGGTACGGCGGCTACCTGGCCGCCATCGGCATCGACGACCTCGGCAGGATCACGGAGGCCGTGGTCGGCGACTTCCTGATGCGGCTGCGGGAGGGCGACGCGGACCACCCGCCGCTGACCGCGTCCAGCGCCGGACGGACCGTTGTGGCGGTCCGTGGGTTCCACAAGTTCTGCGTACGCGAGGGGCTGACCGCAGTGGACCCTGCCGCGGCCGTGAAGCCCCCTGTGCCACCGCAACGGCTGCCCAAGGCGCTGTCTGTCGACGAGGTCACCCGGATCCTCACAGCGGCTGCGGGCGCCGAGGCCGAGCCGGCTGTTCTGGCTACTCGCGACGCGGCGTTGCTGGAGTTCCTGTACGGCACAGGCGCCCGTATCTCGGAGGCGGTCGGGCTGGACGTCGACGACATCGACCTGGACGCCGGTGGGGTCCTGCTGCGCGGCAAGGGCGGCAAAGAGCGGGTAGTACCTGTCGGTACCTACGCCCGTGACGCCCTGTCGGCGTACCTGGTCCGTGGCCGCCCTGACCTGGTGGCCCGCGGCCGCGGCACCCCGGCGCTCTTCTTGAACGCCCGCGGCGGCCGCTTGTCCCGGCAGAGCGCCTGGACGGTCCTGCGTCGCGCCACGCAACGTGCTGGCATCTCCAAGGAAATCTCGCCGCACACGCTCCGCCACTCCTACGCGACACACCTGTTGGACGGCGGCGCCGACGTACGCGTAGTCCAGGAGCTACTGGGCCATGCGTCGGTGACAACGACCCAGGTCTACACGCTGGTCACCGTCGACAAGCTGCGCGAGGTCTACGCGACGTCGCACCCACGGGCCCTCTCGTCGTCGTAG